CGTAAACAGGCAGGCATTGCGATGGGGAATCTCGCCGCCACCAGCAAGCTCGCATTCCCCTTCAACCATATAGGCAAAGACAGTATCCTGCGGTCTGGTGGCTATGTTCCAGAGCGCGCCGGGTCTCAACGTCACGTCCAGAAAGATTATATCGACGTAATCGCCCCTGGTGGCTCCGGCAACGCCATTATAGTCTCCGGCCACCACAGTCACCAGCGCCCCGCCGTCTTCCACTCTGGGAACCATTTCAGACCGGATGTCCCTGTATTCGGGATCAACCATCTTGCGGGCGCGCGGCAGGTTTATCCAGAGTTGCAGGCCCAGCATGCGGCGTGATGCCTGGGGCATTTCCTGGTGCAGAATGCCGCTGCCCGCCGTCATCCACTGGCAGCCGCCGTCCACAATGCTTCCGGCATTGCCGAGGCTGTCTTCGTGGTCTATGCGGCCCCGCATGAGGTAGGTAAAGGTTTCAATGCCCCGGTGCGGATGGGTGGGAAAGCCCTTGGTGTAATCGTCAGGATTTTCAGAATCAAAGGCATCCAGCATAAGAAAAGGATCAAACTTGCGTACTGTGGGTGAACCAAGTACGCGCACCAAATGTACGCCTGCGCCGTCAATGGCCTTTCGGCCCGTGACCAGCTCGGCAATGGATCGTTTTTTCATAATAACTCCTTTGGGCAGGCTTGCGCGGATGTGAAAAGCTTGCCGATACTGATGGAATGCTGTACCTGAAAAGGCACGCTTCCGCCTTTATGGCCTGCAAGCCCAGCTTCTCTTTTTCAGCAAAGCAGAAAACAGCGACGGGGGCAACCACCCGCAGTGCATTGTGTCGCAAAATAGCTTTTACAGGCGTCCTGAGCAGATCAGTCTTTGAAAAGCATATTCGCAAAGCTTATGCAGCCCCTTATGGAGCGCAACAGCACAATCAGT
Above is a genomic segment from Desulfovibrio sp. containing:
- a CDS encoding pirin family protein; this encodes MKKRSIAELVTGRKAIDGAGVHLVRVLGSPTVRKFDPFLMLDAFDSENPDDYTKGFPTHPHRGIETFTYLMRGRIDHEDSLGNAGSIVDGGCQWMTAGSGILHQEMPQASRRMLGLQLWINLPRARKMVDPEYRDIRSEMVPRVEDGGALVTVVAGDYNGVAGATRGDYVDIIFLDVTLRPGALWNIATRPQDTVFAYMVEGECELAGGGEIPHRNACLFTPGDSLSLVGGPEGARFVLVSGAPLHEPVAWGGPIVMNTDEELRQAFFELEDGTFIRHAPRGKAG